A stretch of the Denticeps clupeoides chromosome 6, fDenClu1.1, whole genome shotgun sequence genome encodes the following:
- the cldn7b gene encoding claudin-7-B, with protein sequence MAHKGLQLLGFALSLLGLIGLLAGTIMPQWKMSAYVGDNIITAVAMYQGLFMSCAYQSTGQMQCKVYDSILQLDSAIQATRALMIVGILMTAAGLGVASMGMKCTTCGGDDKVKKARIAMTAGIIMVLGSLCAIIACSWFTSNIIRDFYNPFTPVNTKYEFGAAIFVAWAGAFLDVMGAAMMAASCPRRQPTPKHPIASKPASKSRDYV encoded by the exons ATGGCACATAAAGGGCTGCAGTTGCTGGGATTCGCGCTGTCGCTGCTGGGCTTGATTGGCCTGCTCGCCGGGACTATAATGCCGCAGTGGAAGATGTCCGCGTACGTGGGGGACAACATCATCACGGCGGTGGCCATGTACCAGGGACTCTTCATGTCCTGCGCGTATCAGAGCACCGGGCAGATGCAGTGCAAGGTGTACGACTCCATCCTGCAGCTGGaca GTGCCATCCAGGCCACACGTGCCCTCATGATTGTGGGCATCTTGATGACTGCAGCCGGTCTGGGCGTGGCCTCCATGGGCATGAAGTGCACCACCTGTGGAGGTGATGACAAAGTGAAGAAAGCCCGCATCGCTATGACTGCAGGAATCATTATGGTGCTTGGAT CTCTGTGTGCCATTATCGCCTGCTCGTGGTTTACGAGCAACATCATCAGGGATTTCTACAACCCATTTACCCCAGTCAACACAaa GTACGAGTTTGGCGCTGCGATCTTCGTTGCCTGGGCTGGTGCTTTCCTTGATGTAATGGGAGCTGCGATGATGGCTGCCTCCTGTCCCCGTAGGCAACCCACACCTAAACACCCAATCGCATCCAAACCAGCAAGCAAATCCAGAGActacgtgtaa
- the LOC114792636 gene encoding cornifelin homolog A-like isoform X1: protein MCGPKEISTAHSWQASDASQVSLICENASFRSNTFVKFFFFFCVCETVCSNTDAVTSDLFYCVFSLSVVHKSLQLPGCFAFCCLPCFACKISREYGQCLCLPLLDLFWIIPPVTYGFRVSMRERYGIRDTMCRDCLLATCCRACSWCQMSKELKRRTIPIALIGAKPTA, encoded by the exons ATGTGCGGGCCGAAGGAAATCAGCACAGCGCATTCTTGGCAAGCATCAGATGCCTCTCAAGTGAGCCTGATTTGTGAGAATGCCAGTTTCAGGTCAAACACgtttgtgaagttttttttttttttttgcgtgtgtgagACTGTATGTAGCAACACTGACGCAGTCACCTCAGATTTATTTTACTGCGTGTTCAGTCTCTCTGTCGTTCACAAGAGCCTCCAACTCCCAG GTTGTTTTGCCTTCTGCTGCCTTCCCTGCTTCGCCTGTAAGATTTCTCGTGAGTATGGACAGTGTCTTTGTCTCCCACTGCTGGACCTGTTTTGGATTATTCCTCCCGTCACTTATGGGTTCAGGGTTTCCATGCGTGAGCGGTACGGAATCAGA GACACCATGTGCAGAGACTGCCTGCTCGCAACATGCTGCAGGGCCTGCTCTTGGTGTCAGATGTCTAAAGAGCTGAAGAGGAGGACCATCCCCATTGCCCTCATTGGTGCCAAGCCTACCGCTTAA
- the LOC114792636 gene encoding cornifelin homolog B-like isoform X2 yields the protein MTSKFVIQQQPVDLLQSRESDEWGSEICDCCEDKAECCFAFCCLPCFACKISREYGQCLCLPLLDLFWIIPPVTYGFRVSMRERYGIRDTMCRDCLLATCCRACSWCQMSKELKRRTIPIALIGAKPTA from the exons ATGACGTCAAAATTTGTGATTCAGCAGCAGCCAGTCGACCTCCTACAGTCCAGAGAATCTGATGAGTGGGGATCAGAAATCTGTGACTGTTGTGAGGATAAAGCCGAGT GTTGTTTTGCCTTCTGCTGCCTTCCCTGCTTCGCCTGTAAGATTTCTCGTGAGTATGGACAGTGTCTTTGTCTCCCACTGCTGGACCTGTTTTGGATTATTCCTCCCGTCACTTATGGGTTCAGGGTTTCCATGCGTGAGCGGTACGGAATCAGA GACACCATGTGCAGAGACTGCCTGCTCGCAACATGCTGCAGGGCCTGCTCTTGGTGTCAGATGTCTAAAGAGCTGAAGAGGAGGACCATCCCCATTGCCCTCATTGGTGCCAAGCCTACCGCTTAA
- the LOC114792635 gene encoding UDP-glucuronosyltransferase 2C1, which produces MGPFPIHITHFLLLALPLACHSDRILVFSVDGSHWINMKVLLRELHSRGHHLTVVRQSDSWFIHEHSPHYSSVTVKLPEKDIGLEIFEDATKKIIESQRKGLLMGSIAQVREMIRILKLAHSATCSMLSVMLENKVLMRELDDANFDLMLTDPAMPAGVILAHYLHLPMVYNARWMSFGEVHFSIAPSPISYVPVPGSGLTDQMNFLQRFKNLFHYFLNFLQERWLVVPTYTDLLHKHFPPGADLLAMQQAADLWLIRVDFVLEFPRPGMPNLVYIGGFQCRPAEPLPSDLESFVQSSEKYGVVVISFGTLISTLPEDMTEAIATALAHLPQKVVWRFQGKRPSSLGNNTLLLDWIPQNDLLGHSKTCVFVAHGGTNGIYEAIYHGIPILGLPLLFDQMDNLVRLQTRGAAQIVSTATLTAETFSQGLREVLLNKSYRRNMQRLSRLHRDQPFHPLDKAVFWTEFVLRNKGAPHLHTDAYSMPWYSYYSMDVAALLMAVILGGLFPCILLIRVTWKWKANRMQLPQSKMEAKLPSKRLKDESKDTLPNKPKGAPQLNSKDILKRKCKSRKAD; this is translated from the coding sequence ATGGGGCCTTTCCCCATCCACATTACTCATTTTCTGCTCCTGGCACTGCCCCTTGCCTGCCACAGTGACAGGATTTTGGTATTTTCTGTGGATGGCAGCCACTGGATAAACATGAAGGTGTTGCTGAGAGAATTGCATTCAAGGGGACACCATCTGACCGTGGTGCGCCAGTCGGACAGCTGGTTTATCCACGAGCACTCGCCCCACTACTCCTCAGTCACCGTGAAGCTTCCTGAGAAGGACATAGGTTTGGAGATATTTGAGGACGCTACGAAGAAGATCATTGAAAGCCAGAGGAAGGGCTTGCTGATGGGTTCCATTGCTCAGGTGAGAGAGATGATCAGGATTCTGAAGCTTGCCCACAGCGCCACCTGCTCCATGTTGTCTGTCATGCTGGAGAACAAGGTGCTCATGAGGGAGCTGGACGATGCCAATTTTGATCTGATGCTGACTGACCCAGCCATGCCTGCTGGCGTCATCCTGGCCCATTACCTTCATCTGCCCATGGTGTACAATGCACGTTGGATGAGTTTCGGAGAGGTTCATTTCTCTATTGCCCCGTCCCCAATTTCTTATGTCCCTGTACCAGGGTCTGGGCTCACAGATCAGATGAACTTTCTCCAGAGGTTCAAGAACCTTTTTCACTACTTTCTGAATTTTTTGCAAGAGCGTTGGCTGGTTGTACCTACCTACACAGACCTGCTGCACAAGCACTTCCCTCCTGGAGCTGACCTCTTAGCCATGCAGCAAGCTGCAGACCTTTGGCTAATTCGGGTGGACTTTGTGCTTGAGTTTCCACGTCCAGGCATGCCTAACCTGGTCTACATTGGAGGCTTTCAGTGTAGACCGGCTGAACCACTTCCAAGTGATTTAGAGTCCTTCGTCCAAAGCTCGGAGAAGTATGGGGTAGTAGTCATTTCTTTCGGCACCCTAATCAGTACCCTGCCGGAGGACATGACAGAAGCTATTGCCACGGCATTAGCCCATCTGCCCCAGAAGGTAGTTTGGAGATTCCAGGGTAAAAGGCCTTCATCATTGGGGAACAACACTCTGCTTCTGGACTGGATTCCACAAAATGACCTACTGGGACACTCTAaaacttgtgtttttgttgctcATGGAGGCACCAATGGCATTTATGAAGCTATTTACCATGGCATACCCATCTTGGGCCTGCCGCTGCTTTTTGACCAGATGGACAACCTGGTGCGTCTGCAGACAAGAGGAGCGGCACAGATTGTAAGCACAGCGACGCTCACGGCAGAAACATTCTCACAGGGTCTCCGGGAAGTCCTCCTGAATAAATCCTATCGCAGAAACATGCAGAGACTTTCACGGTTGCACCGTGACCAGCCTTTCCATCCATTGGATAAAGCCGTATTTTGGACTGAGTTCGTCCTACGCAACAAAGGAGCCCCACACTTGCACACAGATGCATACAGCATGCCCTGGTACTCCTACTACAGCATGGACGTAGCTGCCCTGCTTATGGCGGTGATCTTAGGAGGCTTATTTCCCTGCATCCTGCTCATTAGAGTCACGTGGAAGTGGAAAGCAAACAGGATGCAACTGCCACAATCTAAGATGGAAGCAAAGCTGCCCAGCAAGAGGCTAAAAGATGAATCAAAGGACACTCTTCCAAACAAACCAAAGGGGGCTCCACAGTTGAATTCAAAAGACATTCTGAAACGTAAATGCAAGTCACGGAAAGCAGACtga
- the tlx3b gene encoding T-cell leukemia homeobox protein 3b: MDAASTSSPSGTGQTSQPPQHEPIRFGIDQILSGTDQDGSQQNASRSASDSGAAGAGGGYHLGSPTGASAAPYTTLSGPFHGIAAPYEESGSYGVNLTLAPGGVIRVPAHRPLAAAVPPPMASAVPGLGSISFPWMDSSQRFAKERFAAALTPFTVARRIGHPYQNRTPPKRKKPRTSFSRVQICELEKRFHRQKYLASAERAALAKTLKMTDAQVKTWFQNRRTKWRRQTAEEREAERQQANRLMIQLQHDAFQKSLSDSVPADPLCIHNSSLFALQNLQPWASEESSKLGAVTALV; encoded by the exons ATGGACGCGGCCTCCACCTCCAGCCCCAGCGGCACCGGCCAGACGTCGCAGCCGCCCCAGCACGAGCCCATCCGCTTCGGCATCGACCAGATCCTCAGCGGCACCGACCAGGACGGCTCCCAGCAGAACGCGTCGCGGAGCGCGTCGGACAGCGGCGCCGCCGGCGCGGGGGGGGGCTACCACCTCGGCAGCCCCACGGGCGCGAGCGCGGCGCCCTACACCACCCTGTCCGGCCCCTTCCACGGCATCGCCGCGCCGTACGAGGAGTCGGGCTCGTACGGGGTGAACCTGACCCTGGCCCCGGGAGGGGTGATACGGGTCCCCGCGCACAGGCCCCTGGCCGCGGCGGTTCCCCCGCCGATGGCCAGCGCGGTGCCCGGTCTGGGGAGCATCAGCTTCCCCTGGATGGACAGCAGCCAGCGGTTCGCCAAGGAGCGCTTTGCAG CCGCCCTGACGCCGTTCACCGTGGCCCGGCGCATCGGCCACCCCTACCAGAACCGGACGCCGCCCAAGCGGAAGAAGCCGCGCACGTCGTTCTCGCGGGTGCAGATCTGCGAGCTGGAGAAGCGCTTCCACCGCCAGAAGTACCTGGCCAGCGCCGAGCGCGCCGCGCTCGCCAAGACGCTCAAGATGACGGACGCGCAGGTCAAGacctggttccagaaccgcaggACCAAGTGGAG gaGACAGACTGCTGAGGAGCGGGAGGCAGAGCGTCAGCAGGCCAACAGGCTGATGATCCAGCTGCAGCATGACGCATTCCAGAAGTCCCTGAGCGACTCGGTTCCGGCCGACCCGCTGTGCATCCACAACTCCTCCCTGTTCGCCCTGCAGAACCTGCAGCCCTGGGCCTCTGAGGAAAGTAGCAAGCTCGGCGCCGTCACGGCCCTGGTATGA